The Arachis ipaensis cultivar K30076 chromosome B10, Araip1.1, whole genome shotgun sequence DNA window GCCATGTTGTTCACTGCTGACCGAGAGAAAGATCCTGCATCCACAAGCTatgtattattatatatatgattcagttttgagttttgatttgatttgttgtgtATATACCTGTGGCCACAAAGCAGGATGTCAAAGAACCAACAATGTTCATGGTTCCCATTGCAACCATTTCCTTGTTACCATCCAGTGTATAATGTTTCATGGCTGCAAATGTTCTCCCAATTGATACAGCTTCCTGAAGAAGTAGCTTAGCTAGTTAGTTATATTCAAAAAGATTTTGGCATAACATAAGATTTTCAGTAATTTGCTTATTACCGTGAGTGCTACTATACCAGCAACAGCACCAATCCGAAAACCTCGTACAACATATTTTCCTCTAAAGAAAATTTCATTAGCAGAAACTGAGTTAAGACCTCCCTTGATGTGCTTAATCTGAAATAGCACAATTCTAGTTACAGGGCTACCTCTGTTTTTCCCTGAACTTAAATTACTTGAGTAAATATTAAATAGTAATGTGATCTATCTTACAGTTGATACGCCTTTCTCATCAGCCCTTGTAATGTAGACACAAATGGTGGAAACTATAACACAAGTCATAGGAGCAATTGCAGCTACCCAGAAGAGTTTCTTATGCTTTTTACCCTGTCCATTTTTAGAACATTACAATCAAAGTTCAAATGGAAagaaaacagaaaggaaattgtGACATTTATTATCAGGATTCTTACAATATACTTGGTTATAAGAAGGAAGATCAAGCATGATGTTCCAATGATAATTGTCTCCAAATTCCACTGTACTTAATTAATAACATACAGATTAAAaccaattttaaaacaaaatgaaggtttaattatttaattaattagctAGTTTACCTCATGGTGCACTATAGCGCTCTTAACTGAGCCAATGCCAGAAATAACATCAGTTTTCTTAGTAAAGTGTGGTATGCCAAGGAGGCCTTTAAGCTGTTGAAGTGAAATAATAATGGCAGCTCCACTCATGAATCCCACAATGGCAGCATCAGATAAGAAGTCTATCAAGAAACCGAGCCTGACGACGCAAACATATTCATTCAATAATGTACTAAAAAGTGATgactaaaaacaataaattctgatgACTCACTAGCATTCCTGTATAATAAATAATACCTAAGAACGCCGAGTGCGAGCTGAGTAACTCCGGCAAAGAATGTAGCAGTGAAGGCAAGACGTAGATATTCATGGCTCTTGTAGTCTCTAATGTCATGAGAAAGCATAGCTCCAAGCAAGAGTGAGACCACAGCTGCAGGTCCTATAGCAATGTCTCTTGAGCTTCCCATGGCAGCATACACAAGAGGTGTCACAAAGCTTGCGTCTGCACAACTTAATGTCATGATGAAAAATCAAATCACAAACAAAACAAAGTCATAAAAATATGAAGATACTCACATAGTGCATGGTGAGGGTCCAAATTTGCAAGCTTGGCATATGCAATATCCTGTTATTAATAAACTCTATAATTAATGATCAAtgcatgttagttagttagttagttgattatggAATATTAATGAATTAATGACCTGAGGAATGCAGAGACTTGCAGTGGTGAGTCCAGCAATGAAATCACCTCTCAAGTTTCGGATAGTGTAATATCTTCCCCAATCTAAGATAGGGAAGATTGATTGGAGGCATAGACacaattttcttgttttgctttTCCCCTTATATTTCCTCATTAAGGAGGAGTTGTCTGAGATTGAGAATAATGTCTCTAAAGGCTTCATCTCATGCACAAAAATAAGTATATATGTTATATATTAAGATGACATGCCATGCATTATTTTCCCATAAATGATTTAATTTCAACAACGTTAGCTTAGCTTATACTAATGTCATTTAATATATTATATGCttctattgtttttttttttttcttttttcagttATTAACATGTAGTCGGTGCTAATTAATACTGACACTACAGACACATATATATAAATGTTCATAGGCACACATTACACATACGTTACCCCTTGGTATATATTGGGAATTGGCAACAGGTTTCGTCTATCGTATCCCTTGAGGCACTGCAAGTGCAAGGTAATATATAACTTAGATTCcgattatataatatattaattacCTGTATAGTATGAAACGATAATAATTAATCGTCCATGTCGCATTATTTTAACTAAAGATCAAATGATGATTGACGATATGAAGGGACGTGTATAAACATTTTAAATACGTTGTGCAGATATACATGAAACTTAATTATATGTTAACCAAGGGTTAATTCCGTCctaattaataatataattattttagcaTATATTGAACTGTACAAATAAATAATTGATGATCATCACGTAATTTGTTTTATAAAATAACAATTTCATTACTATTGTACCTTATATATCATTTAACTGAATATATGATacttatttatattttctttgttattgaTTTACGGTTTAATTCAGTTTGCGCCTCCTAAACTATGTTTATCAAGAAATTTGATCTTAGAGTTACTTAAGCACCCTAATGTTATTATACGAGTGTAGTATTAAGGGAGaaaaaaaacataataataaCAGTGTAGAGTGCTTTCCAATCTAAGAAAATTATTAACTTTTCCACAATTGATGAATCAAACATTCCAACTTCAAAGGATAATGTGTGTAACATAGTACCTAAATGCTTAAGATAAAGTCATATATATAGAGCACTAATGAATATTAATATAACTTATCTGAATATAAAACAGGGTTGAAAAACAAGATAAATAATGCTCTATGCTTATAGTGTTTCAATATGATGATATCCCAATGATGGTAATTGAAGTATGTCATTTTGTTAATACAATAATTGCATTATTATGAGTATATGTTAAACAAGTATAAGCTAAGTGAACTCTTTCAACTCTCCCACATTATTTGTTTATAAAATGATATTAGCATCCATTATTGGCAAGCTCTTAAGTCTTATCCACACACCAATTATTATATCCATTATAACCCTCTCAGTCCACCAAATCATGAAGCCGATATATATTCTAATCTTCACTGGTTTTCATGCAACCTTAAAGTATATTGTATTGTAAATCACAACTACCAGTTGAAAAACAGAACATGTAATTTTGTTTCTATACATTAATTGGGACTATATGTAAAATCaaagacaaacaaaattaaatgaAACTACATAGAAGATAGATCAAGGTGACTAATAACTCTCTATAAGGCTATATATTACACAATATTATACTGATCCCCACCCGTTTGTATTTGTAGCATCTTAATTATAACCGTGGCTTCAATCAACACTTGAATTTGATCTTGAAACAGATATGTTTTATTTAACACCCTTTGGACCAAAAGTTGCAACAGCATCAGCCACTGTGAGAAATATTTTATCTTCTCCAATTAGATCTGTAAGCTTGGATGCATGGAGCTTCTCTATTACAACTGGCCCCGGATTCGCCAATATAAGCTGTTTATATAAACACACATGATACATGAACATGATCAATACAATCACAATTGTTTTGTACATGACAtcaatattattattgttgtgaTATTATTATCATTATACCTGAACTTCTCTTTTCTGAAGGGTCTTGTATAATTCTTCAAAGGCATGGATGCCACTTGTGTCAATATCAGTAACAGCTGCAACATGACAAGGTCAATTATAATCAAGTTCGTGCATCAGAATTACTATCATTAATAATGACTTGTTGGTAGAAAGAAAGTCTTACGTGACATTTCAACAATGAGATTCTGTATTCCCGGTAATTCACTTTCTGTCCTTTGAGATTCTTCTTCAATCAACCATCTCAATAttctgccaaaaaaaaaaaagagaagaattaattGACTTATTCATAGTGCACAATTACATTAATTAAAGTCAAACCACCCTAAAACTAATAAAACTATCATCACATTATTGATTGATACAGTCCACGATTATCATATTAGCAACTAATTTTTACCACTTTAAATTATGATACAAACAATAATAGAGCATAAGTGGACAAGATCATAACTAATTAAAGAATGATCTTTAAAAATACAACCCCATCAAGTTAAAAGTATCTATAAATTTACCTCTCCTTGATATAGTTGGAATTTGAGAAGTAGATAGCAGAGTCAATCCTGATAATGAGCATGCCAGGAATCTGTGCTGCTTTGGGGTATTGCTGGATGTTCCTATAAACAGTAGTCCCCGGAAGCTTACCAAGAACTGCAGTTCTTGGCCTTGTCACTTGTAAAAGTATCTTGGCAAATGAAATTGCCACCTTCATAAACAAAATGAGATTAGCTTAAAACACTACTGAGATGAGATGCAAGAAAGCCATAAATAGATATCTTTTGAATAGATTAGTATCTGCATTGTACCGCGATTAGAAGGCCAATCTCAACACTCTTGAAGATGACACCAAAGAATGCTCCCATGCAAGCAACAAAATCGAATTTGTCAATCTTCCAGAGCAGAACCATTGCCTCAATGTTCACCAGGTTTACAACAGCAGCTATTATAATAGAAGCAAGAACTGCATTTGGAGTGTACTTAAAAAGTGGTGTGAGGACCAACAGAGTTAGTAACACAACAATGGACATCACAATGTTTGATACAGCAGTTTGACAACCAGCCATGAAGTTCACTGCTGACCGAGAAAAAGATCCTGTTGTCACATAGCATGATGTCAAAGAACCAACAATGTTCATTGTTCCCATTGCCACCATTTCTTTGTTGCCATCAAGTGAATAATCTTTCATTGCAGCAAATGTTCTCCCAATTGCTACAGCTTCCTGAAGTAGTTTAAAGAATTCGGCATAAGTGCCTAGCAGATTTAATGCGTTCTCTAGAAACAtcttatattaaatataaaaaatggtATGTGGATTGAGGAATCAGCTTCAGAATTTTCTTACCGTAAGTGCAACCATGCCAGATACAATACCAACTCTAACACCAGCGCCTAGATATTTTCCACTGAAAAAGATTTCGTTAGCTGATGATGGATTCACACCACTCTTGATATGCTTCACCTGAAGAAGTATCATATAAATACTTTGATTAAAGTTTTCAACTTCAGAGGAAGTATATTCAATCAAGATTATCATCATGGTACTTACAATTGATACGCCTCTTTTGTCTGCTCTGGTAATGTACACAAAAAATGTAGACACTACAACAGAGATCATAGGAGAAATTGCAGATACCCAAAAGAGTTTCTTGTTTCTTTTAGCCTGTTATCACAATATAACAGTTATTCAAGTTGTAAAAAGGAATAAACTATGTGCTAAGCACTgttgtttaattttaatatttataaaaagtaACTTTTAGCTGCTAGTGCACTTTTATTATGGTCCCCATGACCTATTAGACATGCTATTTATGTAATActtttctttaaaaattattattataactttGATCAAAGTGACAATCATTTTGTATTTTGACATGGTAAATTAGAGGAAGGGAGGAAAAATATTGGATTCTTACAATATACTTCGTTATAAGAAGGAAGATTAAGAATGATAGTCCAATGAGTATAGTCTCCCAATTCCACTGTAAGcagaaattaagaaaacaaaTATTATTTATGAGCTTTTTCATCCTCTAAATATActaaaacatatataaatataaagcaAGATGAAAAGATTTACCCCATGGTGCACATTACTCCAAACCGAATGCAATACAGAAACAATATCAGTTTTTGTAGTGAAGTTCTTTATGCCAAGCAGACCTTTAAGCTGTTGCATTGCAATAGTAATGGCAGCTCCAGCCATGAAGCCCACAATGGCAGCATGAGATAGAAAATCTATCAAGAAACCAAGCCTACAATAACCATTCATGAATGCATAATACTTTAGGCAAAGCACCACCAAAAAGGACAATGCATATATGAATGAAAATGAACCTTTTGCATAGTTAAGTCCTATCTAGTACTGTATGTACCTGCAAACTCCAAGTGCCAATTGAGTGACTCCTGCAAAGAAGGTAGCAGTGAATGCAAGGCGCACGTAATCATGGCTTTTGGTGTCACTGATCTCACTAGAAAGCAAACTCCCAAGCAAGAGGGACACCACAGCTACAGGTCCTATCGCAATATCTCTTGAGGTTCCCATGAAAGCATACACCAGAGGTGCCACAAAACTTGAGTCTGCAAAAAAGGTAATATTAATTAgcagaagaaattaattacttaGAAATAAGAACTTATCAATTATCATCATGATACTCACATAATCCATACCAAGGATCCAAATATGCAAGCTTCGCATATGCAAGGTCCTGTTATAATAAACACAATCAGCAACAAAGTGGTGACtacatgttaaaaaaaattatgtatttaGACACGTATACCATCGTATCTGGACATACCGTATGTCTAAATACATTAGTTTTCTGGAATAAAATTAACTTCACGTGAAAATGATAGTTGAGATCCATTAAAGATGTTAATTCATCTGGCATTTCTCACCTATCATCTTGGCGTACGTACCTGAGGAATGCAAAGACTTGCAATGGTGAGTCCGGAAACGAAATCGCCTCTGAATTTCTTGAGGTTGTAATCTCTTCCCCATTCAagaatggggaagagagattggaGAGCGAGAACGAACTTTCTAGATCCAGATTGGTCCTTGAACTTGTGAAAGGGCTTGTCAGCGAAGAAAGTCTCCATGAGAGAATGCTTGATCTCTTGGAAGAGTGGCTGCTTAGGAGGAGTTCCAACTCTGTGCATATATGGCAGATCAGTAACAACAGCATCATCTCCTCCTCCATGTCTACGTGAAGAAGAATCGCTTCTTGTTTCTGCTATAACTTCCGCCATAGCATCATCACTCACACGCTGACTCATTGAATATTAATCCCCACACAACACGATAGCCTGCaaaaaaataattcaaagatCCGCATACACTGCAATTATCAGCATGcagaaaaatggaaaaagaaattGCATAGTAGTAGTGCAACGCCCTATTTTAGAGTCAACAGCTCCAAAACTTAATTAAGCAAATAATAATTCATATTTTATCTAATTAATGTGGTTTATTAGCTTAATTAATTAAGGGAAAAGAGTATATATGGAATGTACCAAATGGTGTTGTGTGAATGAAGAAGGCAAGGAACGTGGTGTGTTGTGTTTGGGGGCAAAGTTTATGGTTTATATAGAGTCAGAACTCAGAAAGTAGAAGGAGGTGTTGAATGTTGATGATGGAGACTATCAACACTTCTTGAATGTGAATGTGATGTTAGGCAAATTGCTCATAAAGTCAACCATAACCTTGTTCATATATATAGATTTATAAGATCAGTTTATTATGTCTTAATTTAGAGGATGACGGTAAGAGATTCTATCGATACATAATTTAGTgaaataaaaatagtattttttcTGTTTTAAAATTTATGTTGTTTTGACTTTTTTTAATACATTAACAATTTTATGTATTTAGATACAAAATAAGTTTAGATACATTCATTTTTTAATGTACAAAAAAATTATCACAATAATAGTTTAAAACagaatgaatattttttttaaaatattttttagataaatataTACTATTGTTATTTTAGAAGATCtttattattcaaatttaaattgcataagcAACTCTGTGTTTTAGTTTTAAACTGTTTATTCCTCTCTATACATCCATATATAAATATTTCTATGCAGAAATTTGTATTCAGGATCAAACTATCAATTAATTATTCTTTTCCTTTTAAAGTTCTTATTTTGCATTTATCcgtaattaataaatatattaatcataGTTTAATACAATAAAAGAATATAGTtgaaacaaattaatttttttattaaaagtttAGAAGATTATTATGAATGAAGAAAGTACTGGTAACAAGAATCCTCACTTAGTCAAATGACAAAAGAGAATTTTGGTTATGATATCATAAAACTAATCAACTTTGATCTTTAtagtttatattaaataaagattttGCATACAATAAGTGACACCTAGATAAGCTTAATTATTGTCGTTGACCAAAGTAATTAACAATTTgtgtttattaaaatattaaaacatTACTCAGACACAGTTGTGTGTGGTGTGTGTTTATGTAGAAATGTTATACGTATATTAAAATTACAGCAATGCTAGGAGCAGTAATTTTAGTATTTTGTAATTATCAATTCATcattaatagtgtttttaatggtatgaaattatatttaatggtaaaaaattactcactttttttttatggttaagtgctggccagaaaacacaaaaattactggttccctagactttttcttaaaattaaccattaaattcagttattaatatatttgtatataaatatttgtgtgatttaatttatttttaatatatatttatattttaacatatattttatattagtgactacttttagtaactaattttaatgtaGTCATAACATAGTTgaagtttatatttatatattttctctGGACTTTCTCATTGAAATTAGTTGTCCACTACTCTCGGAAGTTTTACTTAATAAAGCTAAGAAAGAGTTTCACTTGGCTTTCCCTATTAACTTTAAGAGTATATAGTTAATAGTTTTGTTTTtaagaaaccaaaaaaaaaaaaaaNNNNNNNNNNNNNNNNNNNNNNNNNNNNNNNNNNNNNNNNNNNNNNNNNNNNNNNNNNNNNNNNNNNNNNNNNNNNNNNNNNNNNNNNNNNNNNNNNNNNNNNNNNNNNNNNNNNNNNNNNNNNNNNNNNNNNNNNACCATCGAAAATtttctctttctatatatatcgttaaataattatttaaaaattcactttcTAACACAATTAGAAGATGACTCTTATTGATATTCATAATTAAAAAgttcttttaattaatataattgctataaaaaattaaaactaattttaaacGAAGATAAATAATACACTTTC harbors:
- the LOC107621643 gene encoding high affinity sulfate transporter 1-like, with amino-acid sequence MKPLETLFSISDNSSLMRKYKGKSKTRKLCLCLQSIFPILDWGRYYTIRNLRGDFIAGLTTASLCIPQDIAYAKLANLDPHHALYASFVTPLVYAAMGSSRDIAIGPAAVVSLLLGAMLSHDIRDYKSHEYLRLAFTATFFAGVTQLALGVLRLGFLIDFLSDAAIVGFMSGAAIIISLQQLKGLLGIPHFTKKTDVISGIGSVKSAIVHHEWNLETIIIGTSCLIFLLITKYIGKKHKKLFWVAAIAPMTCVIVSTICVYITRADEKGVSTIKHIKGGLNSVSANEIFFRGKYVVRGFRIGAVAGIVALTEAVSIGRTFAAMKHYTLDGNKEMVAMGTMNIVGSLTSCFVATGSFSRSAVNNMAGCETAASNIVLSIVVLLVLTLFTPVFKYTPNAVLSSIIIAATTNLVNINAVIMIWKIDKFDFMACMGAFFGVIFINLEYALIIAVSISFVKILFRVTWPKVVVLGKIPGTSIYRNIEQYPKAFQITAMLILRVDSPIYFTNCNFVKDRILRWLRYENEERAECELAEIEYVVVDMSAVSDIDSSGIRSFERLYHSLEKIHVQLVLANVGKIVMEKLQESKLTELIGRDKIFLSVAGAVITYGPKREEL
- the LOC107624168 gene encoding high affinity sulfate transporter 2 — encoded protein: MSQRVSDDAMAEVIAETRSDSSSRRHGGGDDAVVTDLPYMHRVGTPPKQPLFQEIKHSLMETFFADKPFHKFKDQSGSRKFVLALQSLFPILEWGRDYNLKKFRGDFVSGLTIASLCIPQDLAYAKLAYLDPWYGLYSSFVAPLVYAFMGTSRDIAIGPVAVVSLLLGSLLSSEISDTKSHDYVRLAFTATFFAGVTQLALGVCRLGFLIDFLSHAAIVGFMAGAAITIAMQQLKGLLGIKNFTTKTDIVSVLHSVWSNVHHGWNWETILIGLSFLIFLLITKYIAKRNKKLFWVSAISPMISVVVSTFFVYITRADKRGVSIVKHIKSGVNPSSANEIFFSGKYLGAGVRVGIVSGMVALTEAVAIGRTFAAMKDYSLDGNKEMVAMGTMNIVGSLTSCYVTTGSFSRSAVNFMAGCQTAVSNIVMSIVVLLTLLVLTPLFKYTPNAVLASIIIAAVVNLVNIEAMVLLWKIDKFDFVACMGAFFGVIFKSVEIGLLIAVAISFAKILLQVTRPRTAVLGKLPGTTVYRNIQQYPKAAQIPGMLIIRIDSAIYFSNSNYIKERILRWLIEEESQRTESELPGIQNLIVEMSPVTDIDTSGIHAFEELYKTLQKREVQLILANPGPVVIEKLHASKLTDLIGEDKIFLTVADAVATFGPKGVK